A window of the Nisaea acidiphila genome harbors these coding sequences:
- a CDS encoding VWA domain-containing protein gives MSTRNKDKGTLERQERQGGAVSSQSDIDAFLRQVRARPAQAPSEKPGRLVFAMDATASREPSWDRACQIQGEMFSETSALGGLSVQLAYYRGFGEFKASPWLTETAKLLREMTGVFCLGGQTQIGRLLKHVIAETKKERVQAVVFVGDAFEEDIDAVCYQAGELGVLGVPVFVFHEGGDPLARRAFEQIARLTKGACCPFDGSSAQQLRDLLGAVAVYAAGGRKALQNFSERRGGAALQLTHRFGR, from the coding sequence ATGAGCACGCGCAATAAGGACAAAGGCACTCTGGAGCGACAGGAGCGGCAGGGCGGAGCGGTTTCGAGCCAGTCCGATATCGACGCCTTCTTGCGCCAGGTTCGCGCGCGGCCAGCTCAAGCGCCGTCGGAGAAGCCGGGCAGACTGGTCTTCGCGATGGATGCGACCGCGAGCCGCGAGCCGAGCTGGGACCGGGCCTGCCAGATCCAGGGCGAGATGTTTTCGGAAACCTCGGCGCTGGGCGGACTGTCCGTACAACTCGCCTACTACCGCGGGTTCGGAGAATTTAAGGCTAGCCCGTGGCTGACCGAGACGGCGAAATTGCTCCGGGAAATGACCGGGGTGTTCTGTCTTGGCGGGCAGACTCAGATCGGCCGCCTTTTGAAGCATGTCATCGCCGAGACGAAGAAGGAGCGCGTACAGGCCGTTGTCTTCGTCGGGGATGCCTTCGAGGAGGATATTGACGCCGTGTGTTATCAAGCGGGCGAGCTCGGTGTTCTGGGCGTGCCGGTTTTCGTCTTTCACGAAGGCGGCGACCCTCTGGCGCGGCGGGCGTTCGAGCAGATAGCGCGTTTGACCAAGGGCGCGTGCTGTCCGTTCGACGGCAGCAGCGCGCAGCAATTGCGCGATCTGCTCGGTGCGGTAGCGGTTTATGCAGCCGGCGGCCGAAAGGCCCTGCAGAATTTTTCCGAACGGCGCGGCGGCGCCGCCTTACAGTTGACCCACCGTTTCGGGCGCTGA
- the pgmG gene encoding phosphoglucomutase/phosphomannomutase PgmG produces the protein MSAHQFPPTILREYDVRGVIGETLTADDARALGRAFGTRVVRNGGTRVSVGRDGRVSSPEMEAAVIEGLMACGLKVFRLGGCATPMLYYSVYALETDGGIMITGSHNPPNYNGFKMMLGTGPFFGADIQDLGRIAAEGDYESGEGSAEEADILDGYVDRLLRDVNMGRQLRIVWDCGNGAAGPSVNQVCMRLPSNHKVLFPEVDGTFPNHHPDPTVPENLEDLVAEVAERKADLGIAFDGDGDRIGVIDDKGRVLWGDQLLTVLAEDVLKDQPGATIIADVKASQVLFDKVAEFGGKPLMWRTGHSLIKTKMAETGAPLAGEMSGHIFFKDRYYGFDDALYAAIRLIEGLSHRDEPLSAIRDALPQVMNTPEMRFQCDDTRKFAVVDEVKAWLDGKDGIEVSDADGVRVNTPDGWWLLRASNTQDVLVARCESETEDGLERLKVQLREALTAVGETSPDI, from the coding sequence ATGAGCGCGCATCAGTTTCCGCCGACCATTCTGCGTGAGTACGATGTCCGCGGGGTCATTGGCGAGACCCTGACCGCGGATGACGCGCGCGCCCTCGGGCGCGCGTTTGGAACCCGAGTGGTCCGCAACGGTGGCACGAGGGTCTCGGTCGGCCGGGACGGGCGGGTGAGTTCGCCGGAGATGGAAGCGGCGGTGATCGAGGGGCTGATGGCATGCGGCCTCAAGGTCTTCCGGCTCGGCGGCTGCGCGACGCCGATGCTCTATTACTCGGTCTATGCGCTCGAGACCGACGGCGGGATCATGATCACCGGATCGCACAATCCGCCGAACTATAATGGCTTTAAGATGATGCTGGGCACGGGGCCGTTCTTCGGCGCCGATATCCAGGATCTCGGCCGCATCGCGGCGGAAGGCGACTACGAGAGCGGCGAGGGTTCGGCCGAGGAGGCCGACATTCTCGACGGGTATGTCGACCGGCTTCTGCGGGACGTCAATATGGGGCGTCAGCTCCGTATCGTCTGGGATTGCGGCAACGGCGCCGCCGGACCGTCGGTCAACCAGGTCTGCATGCGCCTTCCGTCCAATCACAAGGTGCTGTTCCCGGAAGTCGACGGCACCTTCCCGAACCACCATCCCGATCCGACCGTGCCGGAGAACCTCGAAGACCTCGTCGCCGAGGTGGCCGAGCGCAAGGCGGATCTCGGCATTGCCTTCGATGGCGACGGCGACCGGATCGGCGTCATCGATGACAAGGGCCGGGTGCTCTGGGGCGACCAGCTGCTGACGGTGCTGGCCGAGGACGTGCTGAAGGACCAGCCGGGCGCCACGATCATCGCCGACGTGAAGGCGAGTCAGGTGCTGTTCGACAAGGTGGCCGAGTTCGGCGGCAAGCCGCTGATGTGGCGTACCGGCCATTCCCTGATCAAGACCAAGATGGCGGAGACCGGCGCGCCGCTCGCCGGCGAGATGAGCGGGCACATCTTCTTCAAGGACCGCTATTACGGCTTCGACGACGCGCTCTATGCCGCTATCCGGCTGATCGAGGGGCTGAGCCATCGCGATGAGCCGCTCTCGGCGATCCGGGACGCGCTGCCGCAGGTCATGAACACGCCGGAAATGCGCTTCCAGTGCGACGATACCCGCAAGTTCGCGGTGGTCGATGAGGTCAAGGCCTGGCTGGACGGCAAGGACGGCATCGAGGTCTCCGATGCCGACGGTGTCCGGGTCAACACGCCGGACGGCTGGTGGCTGCTCCGCGCCTCCAATACGCAGGATGTGCTTGTGGCACGTTGCGAGTCCGAGACGGAAGACGGTCTGGAACGGCTGAAGGTACAGCTCCGCGAGGCGCTGACCGCAGTGGGTGAGACTTCACCGGATATCTGA
- a CDS encoding phasin family protein, which translates to MVAKKTTSAAAADKIEETVAAGKETVEAAVKATQDVAQKSYDQAVVLMKENAEKAQKAIYGGYDEYATLGKANYDAYVTAMNVWSKGFEAIGKELYAFSQDSVETSVEAGKSAMACKTVSDLLELQNDVSKKNYDKTIEELTKISEMSVKTANEAMKPIQDSLTGTFEKLTKPIAA; encoded by the coding sequence ATGGTTGCGAAGAAAACCACCTCTGCCGCTGCCGCCGACAAGATTGAAGAGACGGTCGCGGCTGGCAAGGAGACTGTCGAGGCCGCTGTGAAGGCGACTCAGGACGTGGCCCAGAAAAGCTACGATCAGGCGGTTGTGCTGATGAAGGAAAATGCCGAGAAGGCCCAGAAGGCTATCTATGGCGGCTACGACGAATACGCCACCCTCGGCAAGGCGAATTACGACGCCTACGTCACGGCGATGAATGTCTGGTCGAAGGGCTTCGAAGCCATCGGCAAAGAGCTTTACGCTTTCAGCCAGGACAGCGTCGAGACCTCTGTCGAAGCCGGCAAGAGCGCGATGGCCTGCAAGACCGTCAGCGACCTGCTGGAACTGCAGAACGACGTTTCCAAGAAGAACTATGACAAGACCATCGAAGAGCTCACCAAGATCTCCGAGATGTCCGTCAAGACGGCCAACGAAGCAATGAAGCCGATCCAGGACAGCCTGACCGGCACCTTCGAGAAGCTGACCAAGCCGATCGCCGCCTGA
- a CDS encoding D-alanyl-D-alanine carboxypeptidase family protein → MLALSFSVWLAATATAEARYASFVMDAETLDVLYAKNADTRNYPASLTKIMTLYMLFDALERGKVTLSTRMKVSKRAAGQPETNIDLRVGQTLSVRDAILALVTRSANDAATVVAEHLAKSEVHFAIAMTKKAHNLGMTRTTFRNASGLPNRRQKSTARDMAKLGLRIQRDFPQYYHYFKTKKFTFNGRTYKNHNNLLGRYSGTDGIKTGYTRASGFNLVSSVQKDGHHVIAVVFGGRTAKSRDKHMVSLLNRGFRKAIRIARNRAPAPIPVARPVPGTAPTVQLAAAQSAITDDVLQGSAGGGDLTEGDWGIQVGAYSSRGPAEQMIRTARTHLKAALAASTDSVEQITRDHGTVFRSRIIGLSEAGARNACALLARKHVPCVPVPGDTGEEVATIPAGG, encoded by the coding sequence ATGCTCGCCCTCTCCTTCTCGGTCTGGCTAGCCGCCACGGCGACAGCCGAGGCGCGCTACGCCTCCTTCGTCATGGATGCCGAAACGCTGGATGTGCTCTACGCGAAGAACGCGGATACCAGGAACTATCCCGCCTCCCTCACCAAGATAATGACCCTCTACATGCTTTTCGACGCGCTGGAGAGGGGTAAGGTCACGCTGAGCACCCGGATGAAGGTCTCCAAGCGCGCCGCCGGCCAGCCGGAGACGAATATCGACCTGCGCGTGGGCCAGACCTTGTCGGTGCGGGACGCGATCCTCGCTCTGGTCACCCGATCCGCGAACGACGCGGCTACCGTGGTGGCGGAGCATCTCGCGAAGAGCGAGGTCCATTTCGCGATCGCGATGACCAAGAAAGCGCATAATCTTGGCATGACGCGGACCACCTTCCGCAACGCCTCCGGCCTGCCGAATCGCCGTCAGAAAAGCACCGCCCGCGACATGGCGAAGCTCGGCCTGCGGATCCAGCGCGACTTCCCGCAGTATTACCACTACTTCAAGACCAAGAAATTCACCTTCAACGGGCGGACCTACAAGAACCACAACAATCTTCTCGGCCGCTATTCCGGCACCGACGGGATCAAGACCGGCTATACCCGCGCCTCGGGCTTCAACCTGGTCTCCTCCGTGCAAAAGGACGGCCACCACGTCATCGCCGTCGTGTTCGGCGGCCGCACCGCGAAGTCACGCGACAAGCACATGGTTTCGCTGCTCAACCGCGGTTTCAGGAAAGCCATCCGGATCGCGCGCAACCGGGCCCCCGCCCCGATCCCGGTCGCCCGGCCGGTCCCGGGAACGGCCCCCACGGTTCAGCTCGCCGCAGCGCAGAGCGCGATTACCGATGACGTGCTGCAGGGCTCCGCCGGTGGCGGCGATCTGACTGAGGGCGACTGGGGCATCCAGGTCGGCGCCTATTCCAGCCGTGGCCCCGCCGAACAGATGATCAGGACCGCCCGCACGCATCTGAAGGCAGCGCTTGCGGCCTCCACCGACTCCGTCGAGCAGATCACCCGAGACCACGGCACCGTCTTCCGCTCCCGCATCATCGGCCTCAGCGAAGCGGGCGCCCGCAACGCCTGCGCCCTGCTCGCGCGCAAACACGTGCCCTGCGTCCCGGTCCCCGGAGATACCGGCGAGGAAGTCGCCACCATTCCGGCAGGCGGATAA
- the clpA gene encoding ATP-dependent Clp protease ATP-binding subunit ClpA, translating to MLSKNLEESLHRALDLANERQHEYATLEHLLYALTSDQDAIAVMRACDVDVERLRNDLAGYIDNDLMNLIRTEEEEAKPTAGFQRVVQRAVIHVQSSGRAEVTGANVLVALFSERESHAVYFLQEQEMSRFDAVNYISHGIAKVHGQSETRRVEGADEEAKQETVNKSGNEALDAYCVDLNKKAMAGKIDPLIGREFEVERTIQILCRRTKNNPLYVGDPGVGKTAIAEGLARRIVDGNVPEVLENAQIFALDMGALLAGTRYRGDFEERLKAVVSELERNPDAVLFIDEIHTVIGAGATSGGAMDASNLLKPALQSGALRCIGSTTYKEFRTHFEKDRALVRRFQKIDVKEPSIEDSIKILKGLKPYYEEHHKVRFTADALKTAVELSAKYIGDRKLPDKAIDVIDEVGAAQMLVAPSKRRKTIGVKEVEEIVAKIARIPPKSVSTDDKTVLKNLERDLKTVVFGQDDAIASLATAIKLSRAGLREPEKPIGNYLFSGPTGVGKTEVARQLANALGIELTRFDMSEYMERHSVSRLIGAPPGYVGFDQGGLLTDAVDQHPHCVLLLDEIEKAHPDLFNVLLQVMDHGKLTDHNGKTVDFRNVILIMTTNAGASDLAKEAIGFGRTQREGDDTEAINKMFTPEFRNRLDAIIPFGNLTPEIIARVVDKFIMQLEVQLSDRGVTIELSDAARNWLGEKGYDRLYGARPLARMIQEHVKKPLAEELLFGKLTKGGLVSVDLKDGKLVFAYPDEDGGKGSGGPDGGSKKREKKKPELV from the coding sequence ATGCTGTCGAAAAACCTCGAAGAAAGCCTGCACCGCGCACTCGACTTGGCGAACGAGCGCCAGCACGAATACGCGACGCTGGAGCATCTGCTTTACGCGTTGACGTCGGATCAGGACGCCATCGCGGTCATGCGGGCCTGCGACGTCGATGTCGAGCGGCTGCGCAACGATCTCGCGGGCTATATCGACAATGACCTGATGAACCTGATCCGGACGGAGGAGGAGGAGGCGAAACCCACCGCCGGTTTCCAGCGCGTCGTGCAGCGCGCCGTCATCCACGTACAATCATCCGGACGCGCCGAAGTGACCGGCGCCAACGTTCTGGTCGCGCTGTTTTCCGAGCGCGAGAGCCACGCCGTCTATTTCCTGCAGGAACAGGAAATGTCCCGCTTCGACGCGGTCAATTACATCTCCCACGGTATCGCCAAGGTGCACGGCCAGTCCGAAACCCGACGGGTGGAAGGCGCGGACGAGGAAGCCAAGCAGGAGACCGTCAACAAGAGCGGCAACGAGGCGCTCGACGCCTATTGCGTCGACCTGAACAAGAAGGCGATGGCGGGCAAGATCGACCCGCTGATCGGCCGCGAGTTCGAGGTCGAGCGCACGATCCAGATCCTCTGCCGCCGGACCAAGAACAACCCGCTCTATGTCGGCGATCCCGGCGTTGGCAAAACCGCGATCGCGGAAGGTCTCGCGCGCCGTATCGTCGACGGTAACGTGCCGGAAGTTCTGGAGAACGCACAGATCTTCGCCCTCGACATGGGGGCGCTGCTGGCCGGCACCCGCTATCGCGGCGATTTCGAGGAGCGCTTGAAGGCCGTCGTCTCCGAGCTTGAGCGCAATCCCGATGCGGTTCTCTTTATTGACGAGATTCATACCGTGATCGGCGCCGGCGCCACCTCGGGCGGCGCGATGGATGCCTCGAACCTGCTGAAGCCGGCGCTGCAATCCGGTGCGCTGCGCTGCATCGGTTCGACCACCTACAAGGAATTCCGGACCCATTTCGAGAAGGACCGGGCGCTGGTACGCCGGTTCCAAAAGATCGACGTGAAGGAACCGTCGATCGAGGACAGCATCAAGATCCTGAAGGGCCTGAAGCCCTATTACGAGGAGCATCACAAGGTCCGCTTCACCGCCGATGCGCTGAAGACGGCGGTGGAACTCTCGGCGAAATATATCGGCGACCGCAAACTTCCGGACAAAGCCATCGACGTGATCGACGAGGTCGGCGCGGCGCAGATGCTTGTGGCGCCGTCGAAGCGCCGCAAGACCATCGGCGTGAAGGAGGTCGAGGAGATCGTCGCCAAGATCGCCCGGATCCCACCGAAGAGCGTTTCCACCGACGACAAGACCGTCCTGAAAAACCTGGAACGGGATCTGAAGACCGTGGTGTTCGGGCAGGACGACGCCATCGCATCGCTGGCGACGGCGATCAAGCTCTCCCGGGCCGGCCTGCGCGAGCCGGAGAAGCCGATCGGCAACTATCTGTTCTCCGGCCCGACCGGCGTCGGCAAGACCGAAGTCGCACGTCAACTTGCGAATGCGCTTGGCATCGAGCTGACCCGCTTCGACATGTCGGAATATATGGAGCGCCACAGCGTCTCCCGCCTGATCGGTGCGCCTCCGGGCTATGTCGGTTTCGACCAGGGCGGTCTTCTGACCGACGCGGTTGACCAGCATCCCCATTGCGTGCTGCTGCTGGACGAGATCGAGAAGGCCCATCCGGACCTCTTCAATGTCCTGCTGCAGGTCATGGATCACGGCAAGCTGACGGACCATAACGGCAAGACCGTCGATTTCCGCAACGTCATCCTGATCATGACCACCAACGCCGGAGCGTCGGACCTCGCCAAGGAGGCGATCGGTTTCGGACGGACCCAGCGCGAGGGGGACGATACCGAGGCGATCAACAAGATGTTCACCCCGGAATTCCGCAACCGCCTGGATGCGATCATTCCGTTCGGCAACCTGACGCCGGAGATCATCGCCCGCGTGGTGGACAAGTTCATCATGCAGCTCGAGGTGCAACTCTCCGACCGCGGCGTCACGATCGAGCTCAGCGATGCGGCGCGGAACTGGCTCGGCGAGAAGGGCTACGACCGCCTCTATGGCGCACGTCCGCTTGCCCGCATGATCCAGGAGCATGTGAAGAAGCCGCTCGCGGAGGAATTGCTGTTCGGCAAGCTGACGAAGGGCGGTCTCGTGAGCGTCGACCTGAAGGACGGCAAACTGGTCTTCGCCTATCCGGACGAGGACGGGGGCAAGGGCTCCGGCGGTCCCGACGGCGGTTCGAAAAAGCGCGAGAAGAAAAAGCCGGAACTGGTCTGA
- a CDS encoding UDP-glucose dehydrogenase family protein, giving the protein MRIAMIGTGYVGLVSGACFSEFGIDVVCVDKDEVKISRLDRGEIPIFEPGLDDLVANNVRAGRLTFTTDLKSAVKDADAVFIAVGTPTRRGDGHADLSYVYGAAKEIAEAMDGYTVVVTKSTVPVGTGREVAKIIRETRPDADFDVCSNPEFLREGAAISDFMRPDRVVIGTESERAQEVMRAIYRPLYLIETPIVFTTLQTSELIKYAANTFLATKITFINEVADLCEQVGADVHDVARGIGLDGRIGRKFLHPGPGYGGSCFPKDTLALVKTAQDYKAPLRIIETVVDINDKRKKQMAEKIISACGGSVSGKTVAVLGLTFKPNTDDMRDSPSLDIVPALQAAGAKVKAYDPEGMREAREMLPDVEMCESAYDTMDGADAVSIVTEWNEFRALDLERAKKLMKQPVMVDLRNVYNPEDMRKAGFEYVCVGRGTTEAEAPK; this is encoded by the coding sequence ATGCGTATTGCGATGATCGGTACCGGCTATGTCGGCCTGGTGTCCGGAGCCTGCTTTTCGGAGTTCGGCATTGACGTCGTCTGCGTCGATAAGGACGAGGTCAAGATCTCCCGCCTCGATCGCGGAGAGATTCCGATCTTCGAGCCGGGGCTCGACGATCTGGTGGCGAACAATGTGCGGGCCGGACGGCTGACTTTCACGACCGACCTGAAATCGGCGGTCAAGGACGCCGATGCCGTCTTCATCGCCGTCGGAACCCCGACCCGCCGGGGCGACGGCCATGCGGATCTGTCCTACGTTTACGGCGCGGCAAAGGAAATCGCCGAGGCGATGGACGGCTATACCGTCGTCGTCACCAAGTCGACGGTGCCGGTCGGTACCGGACGTGAGGTTGCGAAGATCATCCGCGAGACCCGGCCGGACGCGGATTTCGACGTCTGTTCCAATCCGGAGTTCCTGCGCGAGGGCGCAGCGATCAGTGACTTCATGCGCCCGGACCGGGTGGTGATCGGCACCGAGAGCGAGCGGGCCCAGGAAGTGATGCGGGCGATCTACCGGCCGCTTTACCTGATCGAGACCCCGATCGTCTTCACCACGCTGCAGACCAGCGAGCTGATCAAATACGCGGCGAACACCTTCCTCGCGACCAAGATCACCTTCATCAACGAGGTCGCCGATCTCTGCGAGCAGGTCGGCGCGGACGTGCACGACGTTGCCCGCGGTATCGGCCTCGACGGCCGGATCGGGCGCAAGTTCCTGCATCCGGGGCCGGGCTACGGCGGCTCCTGTTTCCCGAAGGACACGCTGGCCCTGGTGAAAACCGCGCAGGACTACAAGGCGCCGCTGCGCATCATCGAGACGGTCGTCGATATAAACGACAAGCGCAAGAAGCAGATGGCCGAGAAGATTATCTCGGCCTGCGGCGGCTCCGTGTCCGGCAAGACAGTCGCCGTGCTTGGCCTGACTTTCAAGCCGAATACCGACGACATGCGCGACAGTCCGAGCCTGGACATCGTACCGGCCCTGCAGGCTGCGGGCGCCAAGGTGAAAGCCTACGATCCGGAAGGCATGCGGGAAGCGCGCGAGATGCTTCCGGATGTCGAGATGTGCGAGAGCGCCTATGACACGATGGACGGCGCCGACGCCGTTTCCATCGTCACCGAGTGGAACGAGTTCCGGGCGCTCGATCTCGAACGGGCCAAGAAGCTGATGAAGCAGCCGGTGATGGTGGATCTGCGCAACGTCTACAATCCAGAAGACATGCGGAAAGCCGGCTTCGAATATGTTTGCGTCGGACGCGGTACAACAGAAGCGGAGGCTCCGAAATGA
- the clpS gene encoding ATP-dependent Clp protease adapter ClpS, producing the protein MSDDDKKIGDGTNTGVVVKARPKTKKPAMYKVIMLNDDYTPMEFVVHVLERFFSKNREEATTIMLHVHQRGVGVCGIYTYEVAETKVTQVMDFARQHQHPLQCTLEKA; encoded by the coding sequence ATGAGTGACGACGACAAGAAAATCGGTGACGGCACCAATACCGGCGTAGTGGTCAAGGCACGGCCGAAAACCAAGAAGCCGGCGATGTATAAGGTCATCATGCTGAATGACGATTACACGCCAATGGAGTTTGTCGTTCACGTTCTGGAAAGATTCTTCTCCAAGAATAGGGAGGAGGCGACGACCATCATGCTGCATGTCCACCAGCGAGGTGTTGGGGTCTGCGGCATCTATACCTACGAGGTCGCCGAAACGAAGGTAACGCAGGTGATGGACTTTGCCCGTCAGCACCAGCACCCGTTGCAATGCACTCTGGAAAAGGCTTGA
- a CDS encoding GNAT family N-acetyltransferase has translation MDFAIRALQESDAERVAEMAAELSAHEGMPPPPFGPDDVLKYGFGLSKRFDGIVAESGSDLIGYTLFIDSFNVGLGTPGIHMLDLFVENRARGSGAGRALIAAVAAETIAREGAWLVWQCLPANKTAINFYHHIGSRQYQAADFELSSERLTDLAAASSWR, from the coding sequence ATGGACTTCGCAATCCGGGCACTTCAAGAGAGCGATGCCGAACGCGTTGCCGAGATGGCGGCCGAACTCTCGGCACACGAAGGGATGCCACCACCGCCCTTCGGTCCGGACGACGTGCTGAAGTACGGTTTCGGCCTCTCCAAGAGGTTCGACGGAATTGTTGCCGAGTCGGGATCCGACCTGATCGGCTACACGCTCTTTATCGACAGTTTCAATGTCGGCCTCGGTACGCCCGGCATTCATATGCTGGACCTTTTCGTCGAGAACAGGGCGCGCGGAAGCGGTGCGGGTCGTGCGCTGATCGCAGCGGTGGCAGCGGAGACCATCGCCCGCGAAGGGGCCTGGCTGGTCTGGCAGTGCCTGCCGGCCAACAAGACCGCAATCAATTTCTACCACCATATCGGCAGCCGACAGTATCAGGCCGCCGATTTCGAACTCAGCAGCGAGCGACTGACAGACCTCGCCGCCGCATCGAGCTGGCGCTGA
- the galU gene encoding UTP--glucose-1-phosphate uridylyltransferase GalU — MPVPVRKAIFPVGGLGTRFLPATKSMPKEMLPVVDKPLIQYAVEEARAAGIEEFIFVTGRGKSAIEDHFDHAFELQSMLTDRDKKDALKVVEATIPSPGQFSYTRQQEPLGLGHAVWCARNFVGMEPVAVLLADDLILNGAGCLKQMVDAYNEVGGNMVAIMEVSKEETQSYGVIAPGETKGRMIEVRGLVEKPKPEDAPSNYAVVGRYILQPKVFEDLARFDKGAGGEIQLTDALARQLGLQPFNGYLFEGTRYDCGNKVGFLEANIAFALDRPDMADAVRAFLKNYA; from the coding sequence ATGCCAGTGCCGGTTCGGAAGGCGATCTTCCCGGTTGGAGGGCTTGGCACGCGCTTTCTTCCGGCGACCAAGTCGATGCCGAAGGAAATGCTCCCGGTTGTCGACAAGCCGCTCATTCAGTACGCCGTTGAAGAGGCCCGCGCGGCGGGGATCGAAGAGTTCATCTTCGTGACCGGACGCGGAAAGTCCGCGATCGAGGACCACTTCGATCATGCCTTTGAGCTTCAATCGATGTTGACCGATCGGGACAAGAAGGACGCGCTCAAGGTCGTCGAGGCGACGATCCCGTCGCCCGGCCAGTTTTCCTATACCCGTCAGCAGGAGCCGCTCGGACTCGGTCACGCGGTCTGGTGTGCGCGGAACTTCGTCGGCATGGAGCCGGTCGCCGTGCTGCTCGCGGACGACCTGATTCTGAACGGTGCCGGCTGCCTGAAGCAGATGGTCGACGCTTATAACGAGGTCGGCGGCAACATGGTCGCGATCATGGAGGTCTCGAAGGAAGAGACCCAGTCCTACGGCGTCATTGCCCCGGGCGAAACCAAGGGGCGGATGATCGAGGTGCGCGGCCTTGTCGAGAAGCCGAAGCCCGAGGACGCGCCGTCGAACTATGCCGTCGTCGGCCGCTACATCCTGCAGCCGAAAGTGTTCGAGGACCTGGCGCGGTTCGACAAGGGCGCGGGCGGCGAGATCCAGCTCACCGACGCTTTGGCTCGCCAGCTCGGCCTGCAGCCCTTCAATGGTTATCTCTTCGAAGGCACCCGCTACGACTGCGGGAACAAGGTCGGCTTTCTCGAAGCCAATATCGCCTTTGCCCTCGACCGACCGGACATGGCCGATGCCGTCCGGGCTTTTCTGAAGAATTACGCCTGA
- a CDS encoding GNAT family N-acetyltransferase has product MPDGEERTEAQAAISALRSIHEIAPEDWDACAGPENPFLSHAFLSALEDSGSVRAETGWLPQHLVFADETDRIAGIVPLYLKGHSQGEYVFDWGWADAYERAGGEYYPKLLSAVPFTPVTGPRLLIHPDAEQDAVRDILIGGLIEITRRFNVSSTHVNFLPEAQWQALGEAGFLQRVGLQYHWENDGYADFDAFLGALSSRKRKAIRKERKAAAESGLTIRQLTGDQIEPRHWDAFFRFYMDTSDRKWGSAYLTREFFDLLGERMADRVLLVIAELDGSPVAGALNLIGDDTLFGRNWGCIADFKFLHFELCYYQAIDFAIARGLKWVEAGAQGQHKIQRGYLPRFTYSAHLIPSPSFRDAVADFLRRERMQMEHEKEALENQSPFRHET; this is encoded by the coding sequence TTGCCGGACGGAGAAGAGAGGACAGAGGCGCAGGCCGCGATTTCCGCCCTTCGCTCGATCCACGAGATCGCGCCGGAGGACTGGGACGCCTGCGCGGGCCCCGAGAATCCGTTTCTCAGCCACGCCTTTCTCTCCGCACTGGAAGACAGCGGCTCGGTACGCGCCGAAACCGGGTGGCTGCCGCAGCATCTTGTTTTCGCGGACGAGACCGACCGGATCGCCGGCATTGTTCCGCTTTATCTGAAAGGCCATTCCCAGGGCGAGTATGTGTTCGACTGGGGCTGGGCCGACGCCTACGAGCGCGCGGGCGGCGAATACTATCCGAAACTGCTTTCCGCCGTTCCCTTCACCCCGGTGACGGGTCCGCGCCTGCTGATCCATCCCGACGCAGAGCAGGACGCGGTCCGCGATATCCTGATCGGCGGCCTGATCGAGATCACCCGGCGTTTCAACGTCTCCTCGACCCATGTGAACTTTCTCCCCGAGGCTCAGTGGCAAGCGCTCGGAGAGGCCGGTTTCCTGCAGCGGGTCGGGCTACAGTATCATTGGGAAAACGACGGCTACGCCGATTTCGACGCGTTTCTGGGGGCGCTCTCCTCCCGCAAACGCAAGGCGATCCGCAAGGAGCGCAAGGCGGCAGCGGAATCCGGCCTCACCATCCGGCAGCTTACCGGCGACCAGATCGAGCCTCGGCACTGGGACGCCTTCTTCCGCTTCTACATGGATACCAGCGACCGGAAATGGGGCTCGGCCTATCTGACCCGCGAGTTTTTCGACCTACTCGGCGAGCGTATGGCGGACCGGGTCCTTCTGGTGATCGCGGAACTGGACGGATCGCCCGTCGCCGGCGCTCTCAATCTGATCGGCGACGACACGCTCTTCGGCCGCAACTGGGGCTGCATCGCCGACTTCAAGTTCCTGCATTTCGAACTCTGTTATTATCAGGCAATCGATTTCGCCATCGCGCGCGGCCTGAAATGGGTCGAGGCCGGGGCCCAGGGGCAGCACAAGATCCAGCGCGGCTACCTTCCCCGCTTCACTTACAGCGCTCACCTGATCCCCTCCCCGTCCTTCCGCGATGCGGTCGCCGATTTCCTCCGGCGGGAGCGGATGCAGATGGAGCATGAGAAGGAAGCGCTCGAAAATCAGTCACCGTTCCGTCACGAGACCTGA